Part of the Bifidobacterium crudilactis genome is shown below.
GTGAGACATGGGCACTGCAGTCCTCAGGGAGTCAGTTCGCCTTGGAAGTACAGGTTTTCCTCCAATGTGCCATCCAGCAGTTCGCCAAGGTGCAGATTGTGCAGGTGGGTTTCGACCGCGCCGAGTTCGTCGGCGTTCCGCCAAGCCGCACGATGGTAGTTCATACCGTGGGATGATTCCCTCGTCTCGGCGCTGCCGGTGACGGGCGTGGTGCGATGGGATGGTTCCTCGGCCTCCGATGAGGTGCTGCGCCGGACGCTGCCTCTGACCGTTATCCAGTCCTGGCGTTCGGGATTCGCAGAGCCGTCCAACGCCGCGACGAGCTCGTCCTCCATCTCCACACTGGTCACCCAAGTGGATTCCGGGATTGGATGGTTGGCGACAGGTGAGCCCGCAGTGACGATATGCTCGATGCGATACGGGCTGTGTTGTTGCGAGGCGATGGCAGCTGCGACGAGCCCTCCCTGAGAATGCCCCACGAGCACCACGCGTTCCCGGGAATGTATTCCGGCATCGGACATTGCGGCGAGCACGAATCGTGCGCTTGCCGCCTCCATTCGTTGCGAGTCCTCGCTGCTCATGAGCTGCACGTTCTGTGCCCAGCCCAAGGGCGAGCTGCCCTCCTGCTGTGTGCCGGGGATGGTTACCAGCCAACTGCGCTCGCCTGAAGCAAGGCGATAGCGCTGAATGCATATCGTTGAGTGGGGGAGCCCCGAGTTCAGGCCATTGCCGAGTTCGTCCAGATGCTCCAGCGCGGTGTCCACGGAATGGACGGCCGGAGAGCTGAAGCCCTTTGCTTCGATGCGATTGACGACGAGCTGCTTGCCTTGGAAACCCCGTGAAAGTGCGCCTGCCAAGGGCGACAGCCTTGCCGCCGCGTGGTTGTTCTCGACGCTGCTGACGAGTCCCTCGACGGTCGGAAACGCGGGTATGCGCGCGATACGCTGCCCGAGGGCAGCGAATACGCCTTCATGTGCCCAGGCACTGCCGGCGATGGCATATGCCGAATTGAACCGTCCTTCGTGGACTGCGCCATAGGCCAGACTTCCGCCAGTAACCAGCAATCCGCCGATAAGGGCAGCGGCGGGCGACGAGTTGATGACGGCCTGGCTGGCTTGTCCAATGAACATCAGAGCCGAATGCTCGGCATTCGAGTACAGGGACCTGGCATCCCACAGAGCATGGGCTAGGTGTCTGCAGTCGAGGGCGAGTTCATGCGCCGTGACGGCCTGGCTGCTGCAAGCATCGAGCATCGCATCGACGTCCAATGTGGTGTGCCGCACCGCCGTATATGACAAGGTGCTGCAAGCTGCGGTCCGATTCCATGATGCCCCGGTCCTGCCAATGCCTGGCGAATCTGGCGCAAGTACCGGGCACAGGGCGCTTCTGGAACGCATCGAGGTAATCTGCATCAGTGCACACGACCATATGTTGCCGAGCGTCTCCATCCGATTGGCCGCGTGCTTCAATCGTCCGGCCATGGCATCGATATCGTCGAGATTGACGGATGTCTGGCCGAGATCTCCATATACGGACGCCGCAACCTCCCACATCACCATGCTCCTGCGTCGGTCTGTGCTTTCAGAGCCTTTGCCTCAGACAGGAGACTTTCCACGAACTCGGTGGTGGAACTCAGATTATCGCGGAAACGTCTGGAAGCGGTGCCCTGCCAATTCACGTGCTGCGCCGCATCCAGAGTGGTTTTGACGTCCTCGCAGATTGATGCGCAGTCTGCAATGGCCT
Proteins encoded:
- a CDS encoding PGAP1-like alpha/beta domain-containing protein, with amino-acid sequence MVMWEVAASVYGDLGQTSVNLDDIDAMAGRLKHAANRMETLGNIWSCALMQITSMRSRSALCPVLAPDSPGIGRTGASWNRTAACSTLSYTAVRHTTLDVDAMLDACSSQAVTAHELALDCRHLAHALWDARSLYSNAEHSALMFIGQASQAVINSSPAAALIGGLLVTGGSLAYGAVHEGRFNSAYAIAGSAWAHEGVFAALGQRIARIPAFPTVEGLVSSVENNHAAARLSPLAGALSRGFQGKQLVVNRIEAKGFSSPAVHSVDTALEHLDELGNGLNSGLPHSTICIQRYRLASGERSWLVTIPGTQQEGSSPLGWAQNVQLMSSEDSQRMEAASARFVLAAMSDAGIHSRERVVLVGHSQGGLVAAAIASQQHSPYRIEHIVTAGSPVANHPIPESTWVTSVEMEDELVAALDGSANPERQDWITVRGSVRRSTSSEAEEPSHRTTPVTGSAETRESSHGMNYHRAAWRNADELGAVETHLHNLHLGELLDGTLEENLYFQGELTP